Part of the Halobaculum halobium genome, CGGCGAAAAACGGCTCCGGGCCCGTGATCGCCGCCAGCGAGTCCATGAAGCCGTACGCGCGACCGCTGGTCGGGAACACGTCGAGCTCCACTGCGAACACCAGCACGAGCATGATACCGAGCCAGAAGTTCGGCGTCGAGATTCCCAGGAGCGAAAACGACGTGGCGGCGTAGTCGGCCGGTTCGTGACGCCGCGTCGCCGAGATGACACCCAGCGGGATCGAGAGGACGACCGCGACGACGCTCGCTGCGACCGCGAGCTCCAGCGTCGCCGGGAGCTTCTGGAACACCTGGACCGAAGCCGGGATGCTCGAGATGTACGAGTAGCCCATGTTGCCCTGCAGGAGCTCCCAGAGGTAGTCTAGATACTGGATGTACAGCGGCTGGTTCAGCCCCAACTCCTCGGCGATTCGCTGTCGCGTCTCCTGGCTGGCATCGAGCGGCGCCACCGTGTCGATCGGCGATCCCGGGGTGATGAACCGCAGGATAAACACGACAGTCACGACTCCCCAGACTACACCGACGCCCTGCACGCCGCGTTTCAGAAGAAATCGACCGTAGCCCATGACGGCCTGGTTGCTCTCGCTCGGGAGGCTCTGGGCTTCGTCGAGCAGACGGTCCAGTTCGTCGTTCGCGTACGAGGTCAACGCCCCGTCGCTCGCGAGGAGCGGCTGGATCGTCTGGATCGCGTCGAACGTCGCGTTCCCCCAGCCGAGCAGGTACCAGGGGGGCTTGTCCTCGATGTTGCCCGTGGTGACTTGGCTGACGAGCGTCGAGAACTCGACCTGGCGCGCGGTCGCGGAAACGTTCGGCAGCTCGTCGACCTGCGAGGCGACCGCCTGTGCGATCTCGACGTCACGCAGGTACCGACCGATCGGCGTGACGAGTTCGATCTCGGCGCCCGCGTAGCCGGACTCCTCGACGAGCTGTTCGGCCTGGTCGAGGTCGCGCGGATATGGATCGAGATCGCCGTTGTGGCCGAAGAAGCCCTCGAGCGTCGGCTGGCCGGTCGCCGAACCGAACGTCTGCAGCACGTTCTCGACGATGGAGTCGAGATCGATGGCGTAGTTGATCGCCCGACGGAACTCCGGCGAGTCGAACGGCTCGACGTCGTACCGCATCGCGTTGAACAGGACTCGCGTCGACGGCACCGCCGATATCGACGCGTTATCGCTGTTCTCGACCCGGGAGACTTCCTGGGGCGGAACGTTGACCGCGATGTCGGTCTCGTCGCTGAGGAGACGATTCACGCGCGTCGAGGACTCGGATGCGGAGTTGATCGTGAACGTCGAGATGGCCGCCTCGTCGTCCCAGTAGTCGTTGTTGCGCTGGAACGCGACCTCGACGCCCTGCTCGTAGTTCGAGAGGACGAACGGCCCCGTCCCCTCCATGTTCTGGTTGATGTACGCGCTG contains:
- a CDS encoding ABC transporter permease produces the protein MGYGRFLLKRGVQGVGVVWGVVTVVFILRFITPGSPIDTVAPLDASQETRQRIAEELGLNQPLYIQYLDYLWELLQGNMGYSYISSIPASVQVFQKLPATLELAVAASVVAVVLSIPLGVISATRRHEPADYAATSFSLLGISTPNFWLGIMLVLVFAVELDVFPTSGRAYGFMDSLAAITGPEPFFAVVTAWIASLVLPAITLGTYFTALITRLVRSGMLDELSAGYVRATRAKGLPETLVRYKHVLRNTLVPVVTVLGLQLGTLIGGAVITEAVFAWPGLGTEIIRAINARDWPILQGSLIVIGTGFVLLNIVVDALYAYLDPRVMAE